From the genome of Phyllostomus discolor isolate MPI-MPIP mPhyDis1 chromosome 12, mPhyDis1.pri.v3, whole genome shotgun sequence, one region includes:
- the PPP1R12C gene encoding LOW QUALITY PROTEIN: protein phosphatase 1 regulatory subunit 12C (The sequence of the model RefSeq protein was modified relative to this genomic sequence to represent the inferred CDS: deleted 1 base in 1 codon), with amino-acid sequence MSGEDGPGAGPGAGAAAARERRREQLRQWGARAGSEPGPGERRVRTVRFERAAEFLAACACGDLDEARLMLRAADPSPNAELDPSASSPARAVLDSTNADGISALHQACIDENLEVVRFLVEQGATVNQADNEGWTPLHVAASCGYLDIARYLLSHGANIAAVNSDGDLPLDLAESDAMEGLLKAEIAHRGVDVEAAKRAEEELLLHDTRCWLNGGAMPEARHPRTGASALHVAAAKGYIEVMRLLLQAGYDPELRDGDGWTPLHAAAHWGVEDACRLLAEHGGGMDSLTHAGQRPCDLADEEVLSLLEELAQKQEDLRNQKAASQTRGQEPQVPSSSKHRRSSVCRLSSREKTSLQDLSKERRPGGAGGPPIGDGDDDEREEGPTEPPPVETRALNGVSSPPPSSPKGPETPEETPLSRRFGLRKTGSSGALGPTDRLGAEGASGAGLQRSASSSRVEGTFAQAKEPRLARITPTPSRKVPEPSVLCEGSRPPPLDSCTPPSRTPEPGSLGKPAAPAASAVPTVDSRDRRRSYQMPVRDEESESQRKARSRLMRQSRRSTQGVTLTDLKEAEKVAGKAPEPEKSCPQSLDPPRQLRVSGVENSDGPTQRVEAPDGQGQGPQAAREHRRVGKERRGPAEGEEAEPADISPESSAPQAGPSSRRRRDLKPEPQPEAEEPDGGFRKLYTELRSENERLREALTETTLRLAQLKVELERTTQRQERFAERPALLELERFERRALERKAAELEEELKALSDLRADNQRLKDENAALIRVISKLSK; translated from the exons ATGTCGGGCGAGGACGGCCCGGGGGCGGGTccg ggggcaggggcggcggcAGCCCGCGAGCGGCGGCGGGAGCAGCTGCGGCAGTGGGGGGCGCGGGCAGGCTCGGAACCGGGCCCCGGGGAGCGGCGCGTCCGCACCGTGCGTTTTGAGCGCGCTGCCGAGTTCCTGGCGGCCTGCGCGTGCGGGGACCTGGACGAGGCGCGCCTGATGCTACGCGCGGCGGACCCCAGCCCCAATGCCGAGCTCGACCCCTCCGCTTCGTCGCCCGCCCGCGCCGTGCTTGATTCCACCAACGCCGACGGAATCAGTGCCCTGCACCAG gCCTGTATCGACGAGAACCTGGAGGTGGTGCGCTTTCTGGTGGAGCAGGGCGCCACGGTGAACCAGGCGGACAACGAGGGCTGGACGCCCCTGCACGTGGCTGCCTCCTGCGGCTACCTGGACATCGCCAG gtacCTACTGAGCCACGGGGCCAACATCGCCGCTGTCAATAGCGATGGGGACCTGCCCCTGGACCTGGCTGAGTCAGATGCCATGGAGGGACTCCTGAAGGCGGAGATTGCCCACCGAG GTGTGGATGTGGAGGCAGCCAAACGGGCTGAAGAGGAATTGCTACTTCACGACACAAGGTGCTGGCTGAATGGGGGTGCCATGCCCGAGGCGCGGCACCCCCGCACGGGGGCCTCTGCCCTGCATGTGGCCGCCGCCAAGGGCTACATTGAAGTGATGAG GCTGCTCCTCCAGGCTGGCTATGACCCTGAGCTCCGGGATGGGGACGGCTGGACCCCGCTGCATGCGGCGGCCCACTGGGGAGTGGAGGACGCCTGCCGCCTGCTGGCCGAGCACGGTGGGGGCATGGACTCGCTGACCCATGCG gggcAGCGTCCCTGTGACCTGGCTGACGAGGAGGTGCTGAGCCTGTTGGAGGAGCTGGCCCAGAAGCAGGAGGAC CTGCGGAACCAGAAGGCAGCCTCCCAGACCCGGGGCCAGGAGCCCCAGGTGCCCTCCAGCAGCAAACACCGAAG GAGCTCCGTGTGTCGCCTGAGCAGCCGGGAGAAGACCTCCCTCCAGGACTTGTCCAAGGAGCGCCggcctggtggggcgggggggccccccATCGGGGACGGGGACGATGACGAGAGAGAGGAAGGCCCCACAg AGCCACCCCCTGTGGAAACCAGAGCCCTCAATGGAGTTTCCTCCCCGCCACCCTCTAGTCCTAAGGGCCCTGAG ACCCCCGAGGAGACCCCCCTTTCTAGGCGCTTTGGCCTCCGGAAGACGGGGAGCTCTGGTGCCCTGGGCCCCACAGAcaggctgggggctgagggagcctctggggctgggctgcagcgcTCAGCTTCCTCCTCACGTGTGGAAGGGACCTTCGCTCAG GCCAAGGAGCCCCGTCTTGCCAGAATTACACCCACCCCTTCCCGGAAGGTGCCAGAGCCCTCTGTCCT GTGTGAGGGCTCCAGGCCTCCTCCCTTGGATAGTTGCACTCCTCCCTCAAGGACTCCAGAACCTGGATCCCTAGGGAAGCCAGCCGCCCCTGCAGCCTCCGCAGTGCCCACAGTGGACTCCCGGGACCGCCGGAG GTCCTACCAGATGCCCGTGCGCGATGAGGAATCTGAATCTCAGCGGAAAGCTCGCTCTCGCCTCATGCGCCAGTCTCGGAGGTCCACACag GGTGTGACTCTGACAGACCtgaaggaagcagagaaggtggcagggaaggccccagagccagagaAGTCCTGCCCACAGAGCCTG GACCCACCCCGGCAGCTCCGAGTCTCTGGGGTGGAGAACTCCGACGGCCCTACCCAGAGAG tAGAGGCGCCTGACGGGCAGGGTCAGGGACCACAGGCCGCCAGGGAGCACCGCCGAGTTGGCAAGGAGCGGAGAGGGCCTGCggag ggggaggaggcagagccagcGGACATCAGCCCAGAGTCCAG cGCTCCCCAGGCCGGCCCTTCATCCCGCAGGCGGCGGGACCTCAAGCCAGAACCCCAGCCCGAAGCGGAAGAGCCTGACGGAGGCTTCAGGAAG CTCTACACAGAGCTGCGCAGTGAAAACGAGAGACTTCGTGAGGCCCTGACTGAAACCACACTGAGGCTGGCACAGCTCAAGGTGGAGCTGGAGCGCACCACGCAG AGGCAGGAGCGCTTTGCCGAGAGGCCGGCCCTTCTGGAGCTGGAGAGATTC GAGCGCAGGGCCCTGGAGAGAAAGGCCGctgagctggaggaggagctgaAG GCCTTGTCCGACCTCCGGGCTGACAACCAGCGACTCAAGGATGAGAATGCAGCCCTGATCCGCGTCATCAGCAAACTCTCCAAGTGA